The Selenihalanaerobacter shriftii genome contains the following window.
GCAGAGTCCGGACAAAAAATCCAGCAGAAATGACAGTTAATACAAGTATCTTTATCTAATTCTGGTCGATGAGTCCTCCATCCGCCAGTTTTATATTTTATAGCATTACCAGCTTCTAAAATTAATCCACCATCAGGAATTTCTTTCCAACCTGGCTTTTGATTATTTTTCTTTGTCATTATTCACTCTTCACCTCCTGGTAAGCCCTATCAATTGATTTCATGTTACCTTCGATAACTTCAGGCTTACTAGCGAACTTCTTTTCAAATTCTTTATTAATTTGTTTCTTAAAAGCTTCAAATTCTAATAAGTCAGTAATCTTCATTAAAGCACCTAACATTGGTGTATTTGGAAATGGTGCACCTATCTCTTCAGTAGAAATTCCATTTGCATCTACTGTAAACACCTCTCCTTCAAACCCTATTCTTTCTTTAATTTCCTTTGGAGTTTGAGTTGAATTAATAATAATAGTGCCGTCTACAGGTATTCCTGCAGTTACATCAATTGACTCTAATAAAGTAGGGTCTAACACTACTACTATACTAGGAGAAGTAATTTGACAATGAACAGTAATATCTTCATCACTAATTCTATTAAATGCCAATACTGGTGCTCCCATTCTCTCTGGTCCATATTCAGGGAAAGCTTGAATATTCTTACCTGCCTTTGAGGCAACTTTTCCTAATAAAATAGATGCTGTTTTAGAACCCTGTCCTCCTCGACCATGCCAACGAATTTCTGTTAAACTTGCCATCTATAGTCCTCCTTTCATATAAAAGATTAGTCTTAATACTAATAAAATAAGATTAGATAATCTTCATATATAATATTTGTTTACTTTATTCTTAATATCCATAAAAATATACTTTATATTTCTAATTTATAAATAGTATAATCCGTAGATTCATTACTTTGCAACTTCACCTTTCAGTGGACGTACCTTTTAATTTAGATATAATTTCGTATAGTTGTTCCTGAGGAGGATTATTTAACTCGATTTCAGTTTCTTTAGTATTAATTTTTCTTTTTTGAAGAGTAATTTTACCAATAATTGTTGCCTTAATTTCATTTTTGGATAATTCATTTACTAATTTTACTCCATTGTTGCTAGTTAAAATCATCATTCCAGATCCAATTAATTGATATGGATTTAATCCTAATGTTTTAGTGATAATTTCTGTTGCTGGATGAAGAGGTATTTTTTGTTGGTCTATAATAAAACCGACGTTAGCTGCTTCTGTTAATTCATAAAGCGAGCCATAAAGGCCTCCTTCAGTAACATCATGCATAGCATTAACGCCAAAGTTTGCTCCAATTAATCCTTCAGGAATTACACTTATATCCTTTATCATTTTTTTTGCTTGTGTTAATAATTCTTTATTGATATTTAAGTTTATTAGATGCTCATAATAGTCTGTAGCCAAAATAGAAGTTCCTTCCAAAGCAACCCATTTAGTAACTATAATATCATCACCGATTTTTGCTCCAGAAGAAGTGACAAACTTTTCTTTGGTTGTTTTACCAATAGCAGTGCAAGAAACTAATGGTTTATCAACAGTATTTGATATTTCAGTATGACCACCTAAAATAGCAATTTTTAACTTTTCAGCACTTTGATTAACATCATTTATAATGGCCATTATTGCTTTTTTAGTAGTTTCTGGCGGTATTAATAATAATTGCTGAATTCCAATCGGTTTAGCACCATTAGCTGCTATATCATTACAGGCTACATTAACAGCTAAACCACCCATCCCCTCTTGAACTCCAGTAATTGGATCAGTAGAAACAACTGCTACAAATTCACCAAAATCTAATACTGCTGAATCTTCTCCAATATTTGGTTTAACTAATACGTCTTGATTAGTAGATGAGATTTGATCTAAGATTAAACTTTTAAGATTATTTATATCCATTTTTCCTGTTTTCATAGGTATCACCTCAATTAATTTAAAACTCAATTATTTAACTGTTAGTTAAGATTGTTCCAGCCAAGTAATAACTTAACACCATCCAACCACCAGTAAAAGTAGCAATAATATCCTTAATTCTAAGTGAAGTACTTTGTTTTTTTCTATATACAATTTTACCGATAATTAATTCTTCTAACCCTTTGATAATCGATATCTATTCTTTTTTAATTATTAGTGATTACTATATCTTTACTATCAATTAAATCTACTATTTTTTAATTGCATCATTTATTGAATTTTGAATATACTTACTAACTTTATCAATCTGGATATATAGTACTTTAATTAGCACAGAATTTCATCTCTAATGATTATATTACTTTATTTTTTGATTTTTGGTTTCTTCGAGGTTTAAAGTTACCTACTACTTCTACTTTATCGCCTAAAGTTGCAGCAATTTGGTTTAAATTCTTCTTAGTTGCTGGTTGTATCCAATTTTCAACTCCAGGTCTATCTAAAGTATTTAACTGTATTCGTTGAGGATTAATTTGGTTAATTGCCTTTTTAAAAGCTTTAATTTCTTTTTTAGTATCATTAACTCCAGGAACAATGAATATCTCTAACCAAATTTTTCCTGTATAGTTTTTATCCAAATTTATTAATCCATCAATGATATCGTTGATACTTAAGTTAGAAACAGGGCGGTTGATTGTTTGAAAAGTACTTTCCAATACAGCATCTAAAGATGGCACTATTAAATCAATCTTCTTGATCTTGTCTAATATTTTTTTATCAGCAAAGAGACTTGCATTGGTTAATAAAGCTATTTTATATTCTGAATAATTTTGTTTTAGAAAACCAACTATTTTATCTATTTTGCTATGCAAAGTAGGTTCTCCTGAACCAGAAAATGTAATATAGTCAAGTTTTGGTTTTCTTTTAAGGAATCGGTCTAACTCTTTAATTACTTTTTTAGCTGGTATATATTCTTTTCGTTCTATATTAAATTCTGCTGTAGATCCGCGTTCGCAATATATGCAATCGAAGGTGCATATTCCATTAGGAAGTAAATCTATTCCTAAAGACACTCCCAACCTCCTTGATAGTACAGGTCCAAATATATATTCAAAATTCATTTTTATCCTCCCTTTATTATACTTTAATGCTTATTTTACTATGATTTCTTCTAATTTTATTTCCATTTAAAATAATATATAAAAAAAGAATTAAACCCATTGACTGAGTTTAATTCAAAGAGCAAAAGCTAAAACCATAAGAATAATTGTAAATGATGTTAGTAAGAATATTCAGTAATAAATTGAATTTTAAAAATATTTAGAAAAAAACAAAGTGTTATTTAAACTGTTATATCTGAATTCTGGCTTAGGTTTTTATCATCTCTTTTAAAGAGTGCGAAACCCATAAATGCATAAATTATTGTAATAATTGGTGAAATGAAAGGTAAAAATGTATATTGAATATAACCAAGATTAACATCTAGAACATTCTGTATATAGACTGATACTACACCCCATGGTAAAATAGCACATCCTAAAGTTGCTGCTGTCTCGAGTGACCGAGAAAGAACACTATTATGGATATTCAATTCCTTATAAGCCGGTTCTAGAGTTCGACCTGGAATTATCATTGACACCATCATTTCTCCAGTAGCAATAAGCATCATATATGCAGATGCAAGTGTACTTAAGACTAACCCCTTTGGTGTCTTTACATAATTCATAAGAGATTTAAGTAATACTTTTAAAACATTAGTTTTCTCTAATACACCGCCCATAGCAGTACCTGCTAAAATTATAGCAACCGTACTCATCATACCATTTATACCGCCTTGGGTAAGAAGATTATCAATCAACTTAAAGCCTGTTTCAGCCACATAACCATTTGCTGCTACATTAATAATTTCAGAAAGATTGGCTCCTTGAGTAAATACTGCAAAAATAGATGCTGTAGCAAAGCTTGCAGATAAGGAGGCGATAGCTGGTACTTTTAAAACTGATAAAATAATCATTAATAAAGGTGGAATTAAAGTTATAAGACTAATATTAAAATTACTTTGTAGAGTATTTAAAATCTTTTCTACAGTTCCTAAATTAACATTACCCGATATATACATCTTTCCAATGATAGCATAAAGAGTTATACTGATTGCAGCTGTAGGGCCAGAAACATAAAACATAGAACGAATGTGATCAAATAAACCTGTACCACTCATTGCTGCAGCTAAATTTGTAGAATCTGACATTGGGGAAAGTTTATCTCCAAATATAGCACCTGACACTATAGCACCAGCTGTCATAGCTGCTGGAGCTCCAAGACCTTCAGCTACTCCCATTAAAACTATACCTATTGTTGCCATTGTCCCAAATGAACTTCCAATTAATAACGAAGTTACTGTACTAAGCAGAAAACTAGCAGGTAAAAATATTTGTGGTGAAAGTAATTTTAGACCATAGAAGACCATAGTTTGAATGGTTCCACCTAAAATCCAGGTCCCTACAACCATACCAATAATCATAAGGATCATACATGCGCCTAATCCATTCTTTATTCCTTCAATCAGAGCATTTTCTATCTCTTCAAATTCATAACCAAAATAAACTGCAATAATAGCTGATGTCATTGCCCCTAAGACTAATGCTGTTTCTAAAACAAGAGCAGTATTAATTGAAATTAAAATTACTCCGATAACAACTAATAATGCAAATACAGCCTCTTTTGTCGTTGGCATTCTCATCTTCTCATTTCTTTTCATTGATTAAAAATCCCCTTCCTATTCCATAATTTTATCAATAATTTAATTTCATAAATTATCCTTCAATTTAGCTTTTGCTACTATTTATAATTATAGTTAGGACATTAGGTTGAATCATTAATGTAGTTGCTTTAGTCTAAACTGAGGACACTTAAATTTATATAGCTACTATAGTGTCCTCAGTATTTATAATTTATAATTTATATTTTGCTTATTCTGTATAGGCAATAGCCTCAATTTCTAATTTCACATCTTTAGGTAATCTACTTACTTCAACACAACTGCGTGCTGGATAAGGTTCTTCAAAGAATTCTTTATAAATTTCATTAATTTTAGGAAAGTCATCCATATTACTAATAAATACAGTACATTTGATTACTTTATCTAAATCAGTACCTGCTTCTTCTAAAACTCCTTTAACATTTTCTAAACTTTGTCGAGCTTGCTCTTGTACATCATTGCTGACAAGTTGACCCTCAGGAGTAAAAGGAATTTGACCACTAGTTAGTACTAGGTTATCTAATTTTATAGCTTGAGAATAAGGTCCAATTGCTGCAGGACTTTTATCAGTTTTTATTTCTCTCTTTTTCATAAAATAATCACCCTTATTAAAAGTTTTTTTATTAATTGTTCTATAGTAATTACAATTTTCTGACATTTGAAATAATAGTCTATTATATGATTAAAATAATAATTGTTTTTAAAACTAAGAATGGCTTAATTAAGCCATTCTTAGTTTTGAATAATAGTCTTTAATTACTCAATTGGTGCAAATCTTGAAGTAAAGAATCTCAATACAGGTGGTTCATAAACAAATTCTAATCCTTTAATACTATCTCGATTTTCATAAAGATTAATTACAGAATCTGCAACAACATCCATATGAGCATAAGTGTACACTCTTCTTGGAATTGTTAGTCTAACTGTTTCTAATTCAGGATAACAATGGTTCCCATCTGCATCTCTACCTGCTGAAACAATTCCTCTTTCCATACTTCTTACTCCAGAATCAACATATATTGCTGCAGCTAATGCTTGAGCAGGAAGCTGGTCTTGAGAAAGATGTGATAAGAATGATTTAGCATCTATAAATACTGCATGTCCACCTACAGGTTTAATGATAGGAACACCTGCTTCAGCTAGTCTATCTCCTAAATATCGAACCTGCTTAACTCTGTGTTCAATATAATTCGGATCTACAGATTCATAAATTCCTTGAGCCATCGCTTCCATATCTCTTCCTGCTAATCCACCATAGCTAGGCATTCCTTCATATACAACTACTAATTGAGTTGCTTCTGTATATATATCTTCATCATTCATAGCTAAAAATCCACCAATATTAACAAGGCAATCTTTCTTACCACTCATTGTACAACCATCTGCATAACTCATCATTTCTTTAAGTATTTCTGCTACTGTTTTATCTTCGTATCCATCTTCTCTTTCTTTAATGAAGTAAGCATTTTCTACACATCGTGTAGCATCATACATTACTTTTATATCATTTTTTTCAGAGATTTCTTTTACTTTCTTAAGATTATCCATACTTACTGGTTGTCCCCCAGCCATGTTTACAGTGACTGCAACACAAATGTAAGGAATCTTATCTGCTCCTACTTCATCTATTAATTCTTGATATTTATCTAAATCTACATTTCCTTTAAATGGAGCGTCAACTGAAGGTTGATGTCCTTCATCAACAATTACATCTACAAATTTACCACCATTTAATTTTTGGTGAGCTTTAGTAGTTGTAAAGTACATATTTCCTGGGATATAATCTCCCTCTTCAATCATTATTTGAGATAGTAGATTTTCTGCTCCTCTACCCTGGTGAGTTGGAACTACATAATCAAAACCATATACTTCCTTCACGGCTTTTTCTAATTTATACCAGTTATCACTTCCGGCATAAGCTTCGTCACCAATCATTAATGATGCCCATTGCTTATCACTCATTGCAGAAGTTCCACTATCAGTTAATAAGTCAATATATACTTGATCTGAATCGAGTAAGAAGGTATTATAGCCTGCTTCTTTTATTGCCTCTTTTCTCTGTTCCTTTGTAGTCATTTCTATAGTTTCTACTGCTTTAATCTTAAATGGTTCAGCTGGATACTTTTTCATTATAAATCCTCCTTTTAATTTTAAACTTTATAATTAATTATTAACACTAAAAATTTTTGAAGTTTTTGATTAAATAATTAGAATGAAGCTGGAACTATATTAATCTTTCCTCGTTTCCTCCTTCCTATCTTTTATTTAATATGTCATTTTAATTAATGTGCTTTGTTACTATTAATTATATTCAGATTATTACAAAATGTCAAGTAAATACTCAATTTTTTTTGTAATTAAACGACTTTATTCTACTTTTTATCTAATAAAGAGCTTTAAAGCATGTTAATTTATACATTTTATGTTGTATATTTGATTTTATTGTATAATTTATTGTATAATTTGTTTGCTATAATCATACACAACAATTTTATTTACAAAAAAATTTTAATAGTAATTTGATTTTATTCAAGAAATCAAATATAATAGATTATGAAATAAGAATAAATGAGAGCAAATTGAAAGGAGTGAAAAGTTATCAAGGCAGAAAATCAAATTTTAAAATCATTTATACCAGTAGTTAAAGGTTTAGCTAAAACCTTAGGTCAGCATTATGAGATAGTTTTACATGATATTTCTAAAACGAAATCATCAGTTATTGCAATTGAAAATGGTCATATAACTGGTAGAGAAGTAGGTGCACCAGCAACTGATTTTCTTTTTGAAGTTATTAATTCAAAAAAAAGTTCTGAACAAGATATAATATTAAATTATGTTAGTGAAATTGAAGATGGAATAAAAGTGAAGTCTTCTACTATGTTAATTAGAGATGAAAATGAAAAAATTGTAGGTGCATTATGCATTAATTTTGATTTAACTTCAGTTAATATAGCTAAAAACTTTCTTGAAGATATTTCTTTTATTGAAGAAAAAGATTCTAAAGAGAAATTTCCAGAAAATGTTGATAGATTTTTAGAAATAATGATTGAAAAAGCAATATCAATTGTTAATAAACCAATTAATATCCTTAGTAAAGAAGATAAAGTAAGGATTGTTAGATATTTGCATAAAAATAATGTGTTTGATATTAAAGGAAGTGTCAAAATTATAGCTAATCACTTAAATATTTCCAAATATTCAATTTATAATTATTTAGAGGAAATCCGTATAGATTCTAGAATGCAGTAAACCCTCCATAATATTACTAACATAACTTATAAAATTCATCTTATTTTCATTTGCGTTAATTAGACCCATATCTATATTTATTATAATAGTCCATATACTCACTAACTATGGCCTTCCCCCTATTTGCTGAACACTAATTTAAGGTGTATAGTTTATTTAAGAGGTGTACTTAAATAGGGGGATAAGTTTAATTATCCATACTCCCCCCTTTTTATAGTTAACTAAAATATAATTTTCTATATAAAAAAAGCAGCGGATAAAATATCCACTGCTTTAAATAATACTAAATTTATTCTTTTGTACTCGCTACTTCATCTGAAGCACTAGTTGTTTCTGAATTATCATCTAAAGAATAATCCATTGCAGAATATCGTTGATACATAGTCCATCGACGTTGAGCTTCTGCTTTATTTGCTTCTAGTAATTCTTCGGCTTCTTCTGGATTAATCTTGCTTAATTGAGAATAACGTCTTTCACTCATTAAGAAATCATGATACTTATCCCAATCAGGCTCTTTACAATCAATTTGGAATGGATTTTTACCTTCTTCAGTTAATGAAGGATCAAATCTAAATGTTGGCCAATAACCACATTCTGTAGCTAATTCAGCTTGCCTTTGAGTATTAGTTAACCCACCTTTTACTCCATGGTTAATACATGGAGAATAAGCAATTACAATTGATGGTCCTTCATGAGCTTCTGCTTCTAACATGGCTTTTAATACTTGTCTTTGGCTTGCACCATGAGAAACTTGAGCTACATATACGTGTCCATAAGTCATTGCAATAGCAGCTAAATCTTTCTTCTTACCTTGCTTCCCAGCAGCTGTAAATTTAGCAATTGAGCCAGTTTGAGAAGCTTTAGAAGATTGCCCACCTGTATTAGAGTAGACTTGTGTATCTACTACTAAAATATTAATATCTTCTTGACTAGCAATTACATGGTCTACTCCACCGTAACCGATATCATAAGCCCATCCGTCTCCACCAATCATCCAGTTAGATTGTTTAACTACATAATCTTCAAGATCTAAAATTTCTTTAGCTTCTTCAGAATCAGTATTTTCTAATTCAGAAATTAAATTAGATTTTAATTGTTTAGTAATAGCTCCACTATTCCGGTTTGCTATCCATTCTTCAAAAAGATCTTGTAATTCAATTTCAACTTCATTCATAGTTTCAGCCATAATGTTTTGGATGCGATCACGAATAGTTTCAGAAGCAATCCTCATACCAAATCCGAATTCAGCATTGTCTTCAAATAAAGAGTTCGCCCATGCTGGACCTCTACCTTCTGAATTTGTTGTAAATGGAGTTGCTGGATAAGAACCACCAAAGATTGAAGAACATCCAGTTGCATTCGCAATTGTCATTCTATCTCCAAATAATTGAGAGACTAATTTAACATATGGAGTTTCTCCACAACCAGCACAAGCTCCAGAGAACTCAAATAATGGTTGAGCAAACTGTGAACCTTTAACTTTAGTTACTGATAATAAATCTTCTTTATATGTTACTTCATTATACATATAGTCAGTTTTAACTGCTTCACCAGCATCAACAGATTCTTTAATTGGAACCATATCTAATGCTTTTTCCTTTGCAGGACATGTCTTAACACAAACTCCACATCCAGTACAATCTAAAGGTGAAATCTGAAGACGATATTCTACTCCATCTAATCCCTTGCCTAACGGCTTAATAGTAGTAATTCCTTCAGGCGCATTAGCAACTTCTTCTTCATTCATTAGGAATGGTCTAATTGCTGCATGAGAACATACAAAAGCACATTGGTTACATTGGATACAATTATCTTCCTTCCACTCTGGAACAAAGTTAGCAACACCACGTTTTTCATAAGCAGCAGTACCATTTACCATTGTACCATCTTCATAACCTTCAAATGCAGAAACTGGCAAGTCATATCCTTCAATTGCGTTAATTGGGTCAGCAATATTCTTAACAAAATCTGGCCGACTTTCATCTACAGAAGTCTCTTCTTCCTCTAAGTCAGCCCAAGCTGGATCAACTGTAATTTCTACTAATTCTTCTCCACCTTTTTCAATAGCTTTCCAGTTCATTTCTACAATCTCTTTACCTTTACGTCCATATAACTTATCAGCATACTCTTTCATTAATTTTTGAGCTCTATCAAAAGGCATGATCTGCTCATTTAATTTAAAGAATGCAGATTGCATGATCGTATTTGTGCGACGTCCTAATCCAATTTCTTGAGCCAAAGTAATAGCATCAATAATATAGAACTTAGCCTCTTTTTCAGCTAATTTCTTCTTAACACTATTAGGCATCTTTTCTACAATCTCTTCAGCATCAGAAACTGTATTTAATAAGAAGGTTCCTCCCTGACATAAGCCACTTAACATATCATACTTACCTAAATATGAATCAGTAGAGCAAGATACAAAGTCTGGGTCAGACACTAAATAAGTAGAACGAACTGGATCTGGACCAAATCTCAAGTTAGAACGAGTTACCCCACCTGACTTCTTAGAATCATATGCAAAGTAACCTTGAGCATATAGGTCAGTACTGTCACCAATAATTTTAATTGTATTCTTATTAGCGCCTACAGTACCATCTGAACCTAAACCAAAGAATAATGTTTCTGTAACATCATCAGATAATACATTGACATCCTCTTCAACAGGTAAAGATAAGTTAGTTACATCATCCTTAATACCAATTGTAAAGTTATCTTGAGCCTCTCCTTTTAGATTATCATATACGGCAATAATTTGAGCAGGATTAGTATCTTTAGAAGATAATCCATAACGCCCACCAATAATTACTGGAGCATCCTCTTTTTCATAAAAGATTGATTTAACATCTAAATATAATGGTTCTCCAGTAGAACCAGGTTCTTTTGTTCTATCTAATACAGCAATTCTTTCAACAGTCTCTGGTAATTGATCAAAGAAATACTTAGCACTAAATGGACGATATAAGTGAACAGTCATTAAACCTACTTTACGTCCTTGATCTACTAAATAATCAACTGTTTCTTCAATAGCTTCAGTTACTGATCCCATTGCAACAATAATATCAGTTGCATCCTCTGCACCATAATATACAAATGGAGCATAGTTGCGACCAGTTTCTTTAGAAATCTCCTCCATATAATCTGCAGCAATGTCAGGTAATTCATCATAATACTTATTTTGAACTTCTTTAGCTTGAAAGTAGACATCATCATTTTGAGCTGAACCACGAGTTACTGGATGTTCTGGATTTAAAGAATTATTTCTAAAGTCTTGTACCGCTTCCCTATCTAGTAAACGATCATATACATCATAATCCATCATTTCAACTTTTTGAATTTCATGAGAAGTACGAAATCCATCAAAATAATGAATAAAAGGTACGCTTCCTTTAATTGCAGATAGATGAGCAACTCCACCTAAATCCATAACTTCTTGTACTGAGCCACTTGCTAACATAGCACAACCAGTCTGACGAGCAGCCATTACATCTTGGTGATCACCAAAAATTGATAACGCTTGAGTGGCTATAGATCTAGAAGCTACATGAGCAACCCCTGGCAATAACTCTCCAGCTATCTTATATAAGTTAGGAACCTTTAATAATAAACCTTGAGAAGCAGTGTAGGTAGTAGTTAACGCACCACCTTGTAAAGAACCATGTACCGTACCAGCAGCTCCTGCTTCAGACTGCATTTCTACTACTTTTACAGGCATATCAAATAAATTCTTCTTACCTTGAGAAGCCCACAAATCAACATATTCTGCCATCGGAGATGATGGTGTAATAGGATAAATACCAGCTACTTCAGTAAAAGCATAAGATGTATATGCAGCAGCTTGATTTCCATCCAGCGTTTTCATTTTTTTCGTCATTAATATATTGCCTCCTTTAATAAAATAGATGTTATTTTAGAACCCTATCTTCCTCGACCATGCCAGCGGGTTCCTATTAAGCTTGCCATCTATAGTCCTCTTTACATATTTAGGTTATTATTCTTACAAAATAATAAATTAGTCTTTAAATCTTACACCCCCTTGTTAATGTATCACAAAATCAAAAGTTAATTTTCATATTCTATTTCAATGTATTCTCTAAGTGTTAGACATATTCCTTTATACTTCGCTAAATTTAAATATTATGAATATTTTAAATTAAATTGCATCTATTACCATACTTAAATTATAGTGATTTATACTTGGTTAGCATATTAAAAAACAATATATTCTATCTAATTCTATATTTCTAATTTTATCCATTTTAAACTTAATATTTAGTATACCAAATCCACATAGTTGTGTCAATCTTCAAACAATTTTAAATTTAAAATCATTAAAGTTTTATTAATCGTCTCCTTTTTGATTGTTAACTTACAATTATTAAAGTGTTATTAACCGCCTTCTTTTTAATTGTTAACTCTAAACACTACTAACTACTATTTTCTGATTTTTAAACAATCACTTCTTAAAAGTATATGTATTTCAATTTTATTATAATTAAGTAATTTGTATTAAATTCTTAACTATTTATATATTAAAAAAGTCACCGATTATCGGTGACTTTCTGATCTTCTAGCTTCTTTTAATAGATAATTATATTTAGATTCTGCAGCCTCTAATGAATATATAGCATAATCAATTAAATCTGGATCATTTACTCTTTCAAAATACTGCCTAGCTTCCAACCACTCTTGTCTAGCCATTTCTAATTCTTCATCAATTGTAGGACCTATCTCTTCTAAGGTTACTAATTCAGCTTTAAGTTCCTGATAGTAGTTTCCAAATTTATAAGTTAATTGATTTACAAAACTAGCAATTGTAGAAATTTTGATTACCCCCTTTTAATAATTCATTAAATAGAGTAACCAAAATTCTACTATATTATACTATTTATACCTCTTTTCGTCCCTCTAGCGCCTTAGAGAGCGTTACTTCATCAGCATACTCTAAATCGCCACCTACTGGTAGGCCATGTGCTATTCGACTAGTAGTAACACCTAGAGGATTAAGTAATCTTGCTATGTACATTGCAGTTGCTTCACCTTCTACATTAGGATCAGTTGCCAGAATAACTTCTTCAACATCTCCGTCTTTAATTCTAGGTAATAATTCCTTTATCTTAATATCCTCTGGACCTATTCCTTCCATAGGTGAGATAGAACCATGTAAAACATGATATAATCCCTTATATTCACCAGTTTTCTCCATAGCTATAATATCCTTTGGGCTTTCTACTATACAGATAGTAGAAGTGTTACGTTCTGAATTACTACAAATATTACAAAGCTCGTTCTCTGTGAGATTATTGCAAACTGAACAGTATCTAATCTTATCTTTAACCTCATTAATAGCTAAGGCTAATTCTTCTGCTTCTTGTTTGGGCGCTTCCATAATATAAAAAGCTAACCTCTGGGCAGTCTTAGGACCAACACCAGGTAATTTAGTCAATCTACCAATTAATTTTGATATCGGTTGTGCATAGTATTCCATTCAAAAATCTCCTCAATTTAGAATAAACCTGGAATATTCATGCCTC
Protein-coding sequences here:
- the nifJ gene encoding pyruvate:ferredoxin (flavodoxin) oxidoreductase, yielding MTKKMKTLDGNQAAAYTSYAFTEVAGIYPITPSSPMAEYVDLWASQGKKNLFDMPVKVVEMQSEAGAAGTVHGSLQGGALTTTYTASQGLLLKVPNLYKIAGELLPGVAHVASRSIATQALSIFGDHQDVMAARQTGCAMLASGSVQEVMDLGGVAHLSAIKGSVPFIHYFDGFRTSHEIQKVEMMDYDVYDRLLDREAVQDFRNNSLNPEHPVTRGSAQNDDVYFQAKEVQNKYYDELPDIAADYMEEISKETGRNYAPFVYYGAEDATDIIVAMGSVTEAIEETVDYLVDQGRKVGLMTVHLYRPFSAKYFFDQLPETVERIAVLDRTKEPGSTGEPLYLDVKSIFYEKEDAPVIIGGRYGLSSKDTNPAQIIAVYDNLKGEAQDNFTIGIKDDVTNLSLPVEEDVNVLSDDVTETLFFGLGSDGTVGANKNTIKIIGDSTDLYAQGYFAYDSKKSGGVTRSNLRFGPDPVRSTYLVSDPDFVSCSTDSYLGKYDMLSGLCQGGTFLLNTVSDAEEIVEKMPNSVKKKLAEKEAKFYIIDAITLAQEIGLGRRTNTIMQSAFFKLNEQIMPFDRAQKLMKEYADKLYGRKGKEIVEMNWKAIEKGGEELVEITVDPAWADLEEEETSVDESRPDFVKNIADPINAIEGYDLPVSAFEGYEDGTMVNGTAAYEKRGVANFVPEWKEDNCIQCNQCAFVCSHAAIRPFLMNEEEVANAPEGITTIKPLGKGLDGVEYRLQISPLDCTGCGVCVKTCPAKEKALDMVPIKESVDAGEAVKTDYMYNEVTYKEDLLSVTKVKGSQFAQPLFEFSGACAGCGETPYVKLVSQLFGDRMTIANATGCSSIFGGSYPATPFTTNSEGRGPAWANSLFEDNAEFGFGMRIASETIRDRIQNIMAETMNEVEIELQDLFEEWIANRNSGAITKQLKSNLISELENTDSEEAKEILDLEDYVVKQSNWMIGGDGWAYDIGYGGVDHVIASQEDINILVVDTQVYSNTGGQSSKASQTGSIAKFTAAGKQGKKKDLAAIAMTYGHVYVAQVSHGASQRQVLKAMLEAEAHEGPSIVIAYSPCINHGVKGGLTNTQRQAELATECGYWPTFRFDPSLTEEGKNPFQIDCKEPDWDKYHDFLMSERRYSQLSKINPEEAEELLEANKAEAQRRWTMYQRYSAMDYSLDDNSETTSASDEVASTKE
- a CDS encoding DUF2508 family protein encodes the protein MARQEWLEARQYFERVNDPDLIDYAIYSLEAAESKYNYLLKEARRSESHR
- the recR gene encoding recombination mediator RecR, with translation MEYYAQPISKLIGRLTKLPGVGPKTAQRLAFYIMEAPKQEAEELALAINEVKDKIRYCSVCNNLTENELCNICSNSERNTSTICIVESPKDIIAMEKTGEYKGLYHVLHGSISPMEGIGPEDIKIKELLPRIKDGDVEEVILATDPNVEGEATAMYIARLLNPLGVTTSRIAHGLPVGGDLEYADEVTLSKALEGRKEV